A stretch of Xenopus laevis strain J_2021 chromosome 8S, Xenopus_laevis_v10.1, whole genome shotgun sequence DNA encodes these proteins:
- the LOC108699748 gene encoding uncharacterized protein LOC108699748 codes for MPLPLEEIALSSHPYYLLGSNENTSACRLTVACFNYGSAHTNFLQFSFICVHHQYQRFGGYNLPWKATSGRRITSTTKAEKVSKIPGVRCNHFNITVACTSQNSILSDLIGSSAKSNYGLRKLRATWKSKHRECIGAGGFSLTEDMGKQFGEISRPPKKRLVARCLHLPPISRCALTLKCNLLTWVNSPSINAQTLGSLQPSHLMCR; via the exons ATGCCCCTGCCCTTAGAAGAAATTGCTCTGTCGTCCCATCCTTACTACTTACTTGGTTCAAATGAGAACACAAGTGCTTGCAGGCTTACTGTAGCttgtttcaattatggatccgcacacaccaattttctgcagttttcttttatttgtgttcaccaccaatatcaacgtttcggggggtacaacctcccgtGGAAGGCCACGTCAGGCCGAAGaataaccagcaccactaaagcAGAAAAAGTGAGTAAAATTCCAGGTGTGCGGTGTAACCATTTCAATATTACTGTAGCTTGTACCTCACAAAACAGTATCCTCTCTGATCTAATAGGATCATCAGCCAAATCCAATTATGgcttgaggaaacttcgggcgacttggaaatcgaagcaccgcgagtgcattggcgcaggtggTTTTTCATTGACTGAAGAcatggggaagcagttcggggagattagtcgccccccaaagaagagattagtcgccaggtgtcTACATCTCCCCccaatctccaggtgtgccctcaCCCTAAAGTGTAACCTGCTAACCTGGGTCAACTCTCCTTCAATAAATGCACAAACCCTGGGCTCTTTACAGCCATCCCATCTCATGTGTCG CTGA